TTTTTCTTAGATGAATACCTGTTATTAGTTTTATTGATTATGTTCCTATGTTTGTAAATGACTGATATAAGGCATATCTTTGATGCAGACAGATTGGGATTTACGGTTAGCGTGTCTTCTGTTGTATGCATTTGATCGAGAGGAAAACTTTTGGCAGCTCTATGGTGATTTTCTACCAAGTATTGATGAATGTACAAGCTTGCTTCTAGCCTCCGAGGTACCTATGAATAAACAGTGAAATTATTCTATTGATGATTATGTAGTGAAAATATCTTTCGGAGGTATAATATGATTTAATGAATCGGCCTatggttaatttgaagtaaatGAGAAATATTGGAATGCAATTTAATTAGAGTAATATTGAAGTATATTGGAAATTTTATTGTcaattattgtttttctttggtCATTCCATTTCTTATTAGTTTCACGGTTCCTTAATGATTAACTTGCCTTATGTAAAATCTCTTATGCATTTTAGGAAGAACTGTTGGAGCTGCAGGATCAAAATCTTGCTTCAACCATCAGAGACCAGCAACGTCGTGTTTTAGAGTTCTGGGAAAGGAACTGGGTAAATTTTCTCTGTTACACGAATGGAACGTGCTATTAATTTTCCATTATACTATACTAATGTGCCTGCTGCTCTTTTATGGCTTATTTTAATACTACAGCACAGTGGTGTACCTCTTAAAATTAAGAGGCTTGCAAAAGATCCTAAAAGGTTCATTTGGGCTGTTAGTATAGCACAATCACGATGCATAAACATGCAAACAAGGATCGGAGCCCTAGTACAAGATGCAAATATGCTAATTCCTTATGCTGGTAAACTTCCCGGGGGGGTGGATTATGAACAAGCagtaaaaataatgtttatataTCAGGTTTTGAAAGTGCTCTTTTATCAGCGTTACAAAACTGTTGGCAACATTTTGATAGGGATTAAAAGCTAAGATGTCTCAAAATGCATCAGAGGATTAGTATATTATGTTGATTCTTTTATGTCACAAATTGTGTAATTTCTAATAATAATATGCAGATATGCTGAACCATTCTTTTCAGCCAAATTGTTTTTTCCACTGGCGTTTTAAGGATCGGATGCTTGAGGTGATGATAAATGCTGGGCAGCAGATCAAAAAAGGGCAAGAGGTTTTTCATTGTGTTATTGTATTTGAATTTAGCAATGCCCCTGCATAACTGAAATGATTTCTTTCTTGGCAATCTTATATTAAAGGATATTGGTTGCATCATTGCAAAAAGTTCTACTAttgcaatttgaaaattatacaCACACGCATACATACATATTGATTATAGGCAAACCATTTTCACATCAAAGATGAAATATTGAGGGGGTGGGgttgtaaaagaaaaaaggaaaggagATAAGAATGTTTTTTCCAAGCAGTCAACTGGAGGATTACAGATTTACAATCCAACATTATAACACTTAAAGGGAACACAAACTTTGTGTAGATTGGCAGTTTATAGTTTTATCCAACCGAAGGTGGTGTGCTGTACTTCCTTCCAAGAGCTATACTTTGAAAACACTATTGTTTCTTTGTGTCAAAGTTGAACAAAAGATATCTCTAGTAGCAACTTTTCAAAGAGTCCTAGTTTTTCCTATAGGTCACCATCCCGAAAATGCCAAATTTAGATCTTCATGCAGACAGCAAATTAGTCTGAGACTCTGAACTTGTTGCAGAATCTTGACCAACTCTCCACAGCCAAAGAACTGGGGGAaagaaaggaaaacaaaataaaaaagatggtTGATGGTTTTACTCTTCCTCCTAAAATTCACTCGTACTTGTGAAAGGAGGGTGATatgggaattttttttttgggctttGTCTTGGGTGTTTATGCTTTGTAAGCAAGAGATCAAAGAAATCACTCTTTTTGGGACTTTTAAGTTtatattgtctatttttttgAAGTATCAATCTGTGTTACTTATACAAAGATATTGTGGCATAATTAGAATAAAAACTGATACAATTTGCAATTTCATCTTGCCAGAATCATACAATAAAACCTATTAACATTAACATTTGATGCTAGAACTCAATTGTCTTGATAATTGCTTCTGTGCCTATACCTGTAAAGATAATAGTCtactctatctcttgtttaacTTGCAGATGACCATCAATTACATGAATGGACAAAAGAACCACATGTTTCTGCAGAGATATGGTTTTTCATCTCCTGTGGTAATTTGATCTCAAGCCTGACTTCCCAAATATTTGAGTTAATGATGCAATTTATTTCAAGTCATGTGCAGAAGAAGATTCTGTTCCCTTAAAAAAAGCGTATTTACTGCTTAAGTAGCACACTGAATCAAATCACCTGTGTGCTCAATCTCTTTTATCGCAAATTTGGAAATTTTCATTCGAGGTCCTACTCTATTATCATACATGAATCTGGTATTTTTAGTCTATGGTTTAACATCTAACTTCGGGAACTGCAGAATCCTTGGGACAGGATCGAGTTCTCCAGTAATGCACGTATTCACTTAGATTCATTCTTATCAGTTTTCAATATAGCCGGGCTTCCTGAGAACTACTATTACAATGGTATGGTTAATGAGAACTTTCTTTTGTTTACCTCTTCATAAGGGGGGAAAAAACGCCCTTGGTAATTCAACAAAGTGCTGAACAAACTGACAAAATAACGATAGCAGGTCGGTTATCTGACAAGGAAGATACATTTGTTGACGGAGCAGTAATTGCAGCAGCAAGATCTCTGCCTTCATGGTCCGATGGGGATATCCCACCAAGCCCAAGCAGGGAGAAGAAAGCAGTTAAAGAGCTACAAGAAGAGTGCCAACGGATGCTCGCAGCATTTCCAACCACGTCAGAAAAAGACCAAAAATTGCTAGGTACGCCATGCAGTCCTTGCCCTCTCCCAAATTTAATTGCCTTAGTCGCTTATAGGATATCGAATGAAAGCCAAAAACCCAAAGCGACTTCTAAAACCATTGAAACAAATCTTGATAACTTATATTTGAAGATGTTAACACCTTGTTGTGCTGCTGTTTGAAACAATAGATTCTATGTCACAAGCTACAAGAACGCTAGAAGCCTCGATCAAGTACACGTTATCTTCTTCCTTCTTAAGCTAATTATATGATTTTAATGAAGATACATTACGTTCCCATTTGTTTTTATGGCTAACAATGGAGGTTTTGCCCCCCTGCAGATACAGATTGCACCGAAAGTTGTTCATAGAGAAAGTCATCAAGGCATTGGATGTTTATCAAGAGCGGATACTCttctagttttgaaaattttctgcTGCAATTTGATCATAGGAGATATTATTGGTAGCTGCATAAAATTGTCTTCAGTTCCTGTAAAGATATTGCTGTGGCTACATAAATTTCATGAAGTAAATTCAGTTATTAGTCGTAGGAGTTCTATTAATTGTAGCatcaaatgagaaaaaaaattgagaatcgATCTTGAATGGTTGCATCTTACAGAGCCACACAGTTTATATTCGATATCTTTTCAATTTGTTAAATGTAATTCTGAGAATAAACATCTTATGGAATTTCTGTGAATATAAAGGAAATAATTCAAGTTCATAGCCGAGCCGAAGAATCGGATCAGCTTTCACCGATCGTTTGATCagatatttcaaaaagaaatgagaacacctaaactatttttttttttgttgtaacAATTGCATtcttaaacttttttatttttaaaatttaaatctcaaaccTTTAAAAGTGTAAGAATTGTACCTCtaaattttgtcaaaaaaaattaatttcatcaaatttaatACTAATCTATGTCTAGTTCTAACTTAGgttaaattttcattaattcacttgctaattaaaaaaaatcaaaattaagtaaTTTAAATGCAATATAAGTCTTGCACAAACATGAGGTGaattaattcataattgaataattgaataattgaataaacatttcttttttaaaaaaaccacaattttcagaaaaaaaaatcgttttttcaaagtaaatttttattaatttggtaGCGaacattttgtttatatatttgttaAGAGAATATACGACAAAAACATTTAGGCTGCATTTACCAATtcgtaatgaaaattggtgtgGACATAATATTGATAAATCAATCTTAATGAGCTACCACCGCAAACATATTTAGAttcttttttatcaaatttatttaaagttATGAATGTCACATTTGCCGTTACTACTGTTATCAATATCGCTAAATgtaatatgttatatttattgtTACCTATACCCTAGCAATAAGGTAATGCTAGCTAACGATaacattaataataaatatgaatttttcataattttaatattgtaacAGTAATGATTACGATTAGTGAGcccaaaataaatttcaaacacAATTTGATGGAACATTCTCAATTCCTCAATCAGATTATGTTATTTGATTTTAGAATGAAAGTGGACCCCACATTTCATTACGATTACAAAATATAGGAAAACAATGATAAACATAATCATTGGGATCCACTTTTCAAATTTCGATTGATTTATTAGATTTATGGGTGGGTAAACTCATCcttattaatttaaagtaaAGTTCTAGGATAATTGGATAAATTGTGAGTTTCTAATAGTGGGTAATTGTCAATTCCATAGAGAggtgttaaaaaaaaactcaatgatCCAAAAAGAGtgatcaacccaatccaacccgtgcggttcaaataaatgaaaattttgtggGTTGGGTTGGTCCACAAGTTTTTTTAACACCTCTCTATGGAGCTAATTTAATCAAAACCAacccgaacttattattaattttaaaacatatattttttactttatGATACAATTCtttaaacatatatttatttaagtttttttttaaaaaaaaaattctttggaTAATTTATTATCCAACAACTCCTAAAAATAGCATTTTAgtattttggaaagaaaaaaatcattatataaattgaaaccaagtttttaatattaattcaatgtatgaaaataattaaattaagtttttacGTATTAACAAccttttctttttagaataaaaaattaaataaataacttgcAATCTGAATAATTGGGTATTGTTGGATCTAAAAAATTCTTTCAACACAACATtcccaaagaagaaaaaaacataaacttgCATCCTTGTCTAAAAATACACATATATTTTGTACCTTATAGATGTTCTTACCATAAATAGATCATATATTTGAAGTGTCAAACCCTAAAAAATAATTGACATATGACATAAATCAGGATTTTGTGAGTTGAATTTGTTGATGTTCAAATTTGACTACTACTGCAACTACCTTGTCACTTGAGTTATTCTTATTTCGTTGCAATATAGTGGAATGATATTTTTGTAGATGTATTGGTGGTCGGAAGGGCACAATTTCATCTAATGAAGAAAAGTTGAAGGTGAAATTTTCGCCTTGGCCTTTTTGTCCC
This is a stretch of genomic DNA from Benincasa hispida cultivar B227 unplaced genomic scaffold, ASM972705v1 Contig316, whole genome shotgun sequence. It encodes these proteins:
- the LOC120069315 gene encoding protein PLASTID TRANSCRIPTIONALLY ACTIVE 14 isoform X3 codes for the protein MANSISFHQPTHRFMSCPQAKDFRSFPLSRFSNYSSTSPRSRLRPIKAATEIPAFPLLQPPKADESPSETDWDLRLACLLLYAFDREENFWQLYGDFLPSIDECTSLLLASEEELLELQDQNLASTIRDQQRRVLEFWERNWHSGVPLKIKRLAKDPKRFIWAVSIAQSRCINMQTRIGALVQDANMLIPYADMLNHSFQPNCFFHWRFKDRMLEVMINAGQQIKKGQEMTINYMNGQKNHMFLQRYGFSSPVNPWDRIEFSSNARIHLDSFLSVFNIAGLPENYYYNAGRLSDKEDTFVDGAVIAAARSLPSWSDGDIPPSPSREKKAVKELQEECQRMLAAFPTTSEKDQKLLDSMSQATRTLEASIKYRLHRKLFIEKVIKALDVYQERILF
- the LOC120069315 gene encoding protein PLASTID TRANSCRIPTIONALLY ACTIVE 14 isoform X1 produces the protein MANSISFHQPTHRFMSCPQAKDFRSFPLSRFSNYSSTSPRSRLRPIKAATEIPAFPLLQPPKADESPSELEPADPDFYKIGYVRSMRAYGIEFKEGPDGFGVYASKDVEPLRRARVIMEIPLELMLTISQKLPWMFFPDIIPVGHPIFDIINSTNPETDWDLRLACLLLYAFDREENFWQLYGDFLPSIDECTSLLLASEEELLELQDQNLASTIRDQQRRVLEFWERNWHSGVPLKIKRLAKDPKRFIWAVSIAQSRCINMQTRIGALVQDANMLIPYADMLNHSFQPNCFFHWRFKDRMLEVMINAGQQIKKGQEMTINYMNGQKNHMFLQRYGFSSPVNPWDRIEFSSNARIHLDSFLSVFNIAGLPENYYYNAGRLSDKEDTFVDGAVIAAARSLPSWSDGDIPPSPSREKKAVKELQEECQRMLAAFPTTSEKDQKLLDSMSQATRTLEASIKYRLHRKLFIEKVIKALDVYQERILF
- the LOC120069315 gene encoding protein PLASTID TRANSCRIPTIONALLY ACTIVE 14 isoform X2 codes for the protein MANSISFHQPTHRFMSCPQAKDFRSFPLSRFSNYSSTSPRSRLRPIKAATEIPAFPLLQPPKADESPSELEPADPDFYKIGYVRSMRAYGIEFKEGPDGFGVYASKDVEPLRRARVIMEIPLELMLTISQKLPWMFFPDIIPVGHPIFDIINSTNPETDWDLRLACLLLYAFDREENFWQLYGDFLPSIDECTSLLLASEEELLELQDQNLASTIRDQQRRVLEFWERNWHSGVPLKIKRLAKDPKRFIWAVSIAQSRCINMQTRIGALVQDANMLIPYADMLNHSFQPNCFFHWRFKDRMLEVMINAGQQIKKGQEMTINYMNGQKNHMFLQRYGFSSPVNPWDRIEFSSNARIHLDSFLSVFNIAGLPENYYYNGRLSDKEDTFVDGAVIAAARSLPSWSDGDIPPSPSREKKAVKELQEECQRMLAAFPTTSEKDQKLLDSMSQATRTLEASIKYRLHRKLFIEKVIKALDVYQERILF